Proteins from a genomic interval of Gopherus evgoodei ecotype Sinaloan lineage chromosome 7, rGopEvg1_v1.p, whole genome shotgun sequence:
- the LOC115654802 gene encoding LOW QUALITY PROTEIN: E3 ubiquitin-protein ligase TRIM39-like (The sequence of the model RefSeq protein was modified relative to this genomic sequence to represent the inferred CDS: inserted 1 base in 1 codon) — protein MASRTSAGRVQDEAVCPICLEYLTEPVTLDCGHNFCLACITKHSETCTEGDYDPLCCPSCRAQIRRQNFQLNWQLANRVEQVKHLHVEAEREQKVNLCTRHKEELKLFCEDDREAICVICRESKEHRAHTVVPTEDSAQEDKEDSSVLSRHVEAKLQHQVEISPELSESLNTYNQSDALMETQGEFKDNLTTELEKKIFQSMGPDEKVNVTLDPDTAHPRLVLSEDQKXVRWGFTRQNLPNNLERFDNDPFVLGCEGFTSGRHCWEVEVGEARSWVLGVARESVSRKGRISVSPEQGFWALRRSGAGWLVAYTSPEGTHLPFADKPRRIRVSLDYEQGQVTFFDVDNEALIFTFPPASFSGDKIRPFFSVGERGIYTSFSYLCGPSHITVCP, from the exons ATGGCCTCAAGAACTTCAGCAGGCAGGGTGCAAGATGAAGCTGTATGTCCTATCTGCCTGGAGTACCTGACGGAGCCTGTGACTCTAGACTGTGGGCACAACTTCTGCCTCGCCTGCATCACTAAGCACAGTGAGACATGTACAGAGGGGGACTATGACCctttgtgctgccccagctgcagagcccagatcCGGAGACAGAATTTCCAGCTGAACTGGCAGCTGGCAAATAGAGTAGAGCAAGTTAAACACTTGCATGTtgaagcagagagagaacagaaagtGAATCTGTGCACAAGACACAAGGAAGAGCTGAAGTTGTTCTGTGAGGATGACAGAGAAGCCATTTGTGTGATCTGCAGAGAGTCCAAGGAACACAGAGCTCACACGGTGGTTCCCACAGAGGATTCTGCCCAGGAGGACAAG gAGGACAGCAGCGTCTTGAGCAG GCATGTGGAGGCGAAGCTCCAGCACCAAGTGGAGATTTCTCCTGAACTGTCTGAGAGCCTCAATACTTATAACCAAAGTGATGCTCTAATGGAGACTCAGGGGGAATTCAAAG acaatcTGACAACTGaattagagaaaaaaatatttcaatctATGGGACCAGATGAGAAAG TGaatgtgactctggatccagacacggCTCATCCCCGACTCGTCCTCTCTGAGGATCAGA GCGTGAGATGGGGATTCACACGGCAGAATCTGCCCAACAATCTGGAGAGATTTGACAATGATCCCTTTGTGTTGGGTTGTGAGGGATTCACCTCGGGGAGACATTgttgggaggtggaggtgggggaagcaAGAAGCTGGGTTTTGGGGGTTGCCAGAGAGTCTGTGAGCAGGAAGGGAAGGATCAGTGTTAGCCCTGAGCAGGGCTTCTGGGCTTTGCGGCGGAGCGGGGCAGGGTGGTTGGTGGCTTACACTTCCCCTGAGGGGACCCACCTCCCTTTTGCTGATAAACCCAGGAGGATCCGGGTGTCTCTGGACTACGAACAGGGGCAGGTGACATTTTTTGATGTTGataatgaggccctgatcttcaCTTTCCCACCGGCCTCTTTCTCTGGGGACAAAATCCGCCCTTTTTTCTCAGTTGGGGAAAGAGGAATATACACATCTTTCTCATACCTGTGTGGGCCATCCCATATCACAGTGTGTCCCTGA